The following proteins are encoded in a genomic region of Lactiplantibacillus plantarum:
- a CDS encoding phage holin yields the protein MKKISFKNADGSLNGKLIAGIISLLIVLIQQIFAMFGIKFTGDWSAIVAVINTVLTILGMLGVITDVQTVAAPTVDSNEKIQVEATTNKVADEVQGPASTAAVADSSASSDAEKSSESASQAGK from the coding sequence ATGAAAAAAATTAGTTTTAAGAATGCCGACGGAAGTTTAAATGGTAAGTTGATTGCTGGGATTATTTCGTTACTGATCGTTTTGATTCAACAAATCTTTGCCATGTTTGGCATTAAGTTTACTGGTGACTGGTCAGCCATTGTCGCCGTTATTAATACTGTATTAACGATCCTCGGGATGCTGGGTGTTATTACTGACGTTCAAACGGTGGCAGCGCCAACAGTTGATAGTAATGAGAAAATCCAAGTCGAAGCAACGACTAATAAGGTTGCTGATGAAGTGCAAGGGCCAGCGTCCACAGCTGCTGTAGCGGATAGTTCTGCATCATCTGACGCTGAAAAGTCGTCAGAATCCGCCTCACAAGCAGGTAAATAG